A genomic window from Leptospira bandrabouensis includes:
- a CDS encoding NAD-dependent epimerase/dehydratase family protein has protein sequence MKNILLIGGAGYVGSVITDFLLRNGYKVTCFDGFLYDNQRTVLPYILNENYKFICGDLCDEDAVKQALVGVDSVVLLAGLVGDPITKKYPDLSKKINDDGIMNLFQIMNGKGIERLIFISTCSNYGLIQNDELADENFELSPLSLYAKAKVAAEKELLSEKNNFDFSTVVLRFATAFGLSPRMRFDLTVSEFTKDLILGKELLVYDAHTWRPYCHVKDFARLIDIVLKSPKEKTHKEVFNAGGEINNFTKQGILDIILKYLPNSKVSFKEHGSDPRNYKVNFSKVKSVLGFEPKYTVEDGVKELIEAFQLNLFKNLEQDINFHGNYTINYP, from the coding sequence ATGAAAAATATACTGTTAATTGGTGGAGCAGGGTACGTTGGATCAGTGATTACTGATTTTTTGCTTAGAAATGGCTATAAGGTTACTTGTTTTGACGGATTTTTGTATGATAACCAACGAACTGTACTTCCTTACATTTTGAATGAAAACTACAAATTTATTTGTGGTGACCTCTGTGATGAAGATGCAGTGAAGCAAGCATTAGTTGGTGTTGATTCTGTTGTATTACTAGCCGGATTAGTTGGTGATCCAATTACCAAAAAATATCCCGATTTATCTAAAAAAATAAATGATGATGGGATAATGAATCTTTTCCAAATTATGAATGGAAAGGGAATTGAAAGACTTATTTTCATTTCAACTTGTTCTAATTATGGACTGATTCAAAACGATGAGCTTGCAGATGAAAACTTTGAACTTTCTCCGCTTTCTTTATATGCAAAAGCGAAAGTTGCCGCTGAGAAAGAACTATTGAGTGAAAAAAATAATTTTGATTTTTCTACTGTCGTTTTGCGATTTGCAACTGCCTTTGGATTATCTCCAAGGATGAGATTTGATCTTACCGTTAGTGAGTTTACTAAGGATTTAATTTTAGGAAAAGAATTACTTGTATACGATGCTCATACATGGAGACCATATTGCCACGTAAAAGATTTCGCAAGATTAATTGACATCGTTTTGAAATCCCCTAAAGAAAAAACTCATAAAGAAGTTTTTAATGCAGGTGGCGAAATCAATAATTTTACAAAACAAGGAATTTTGGATATTATCTTAAAGTATCTTCCCAATTCAAAAGTTAGTTTTAAAGAACATGGAAGTGATCCGCGTAATTATAAAGTTAATTTTTCAAAAGTGAAGTCAGTTCTCGGTTTTGAACCTAAATACACAGTGGAAGATGGTGTAAAAGAATTAATTGAAGCGTTTCAATTGAACCTTTTTAAAAATTTAGAACAAGATATCAACTTTCATGGGAATTATACAATAAACTATCCATGA
- a CDS encoding cytidylyltransferase domain-containing protein encodes MINNKSVVCIITARGGSKEVPGKNIKSIQGKPLIAWTILAAMKSNYIDRVVVTTDSEEIIKVSKEFGADVPFKRPDNISGDKAKQEDAIFHAMEYFEKQEGVKYDYIVILTPTHPLRDEIEIDLVIEALSNNPKAKAYVTMMEAKANPLHCNTIPENKSLAGFLSEDVKLKNRQELPTYYQPSGSTSVIEWDCFAKNGSIFTDDSYAYLTDSISGHDINSVIDFKVAEVLMKEKFHTL; translated from the coding sequence ATGATAAATAATAAATCAGTTGTTTGTATCATCACAGCGAGAGGTGGGTCGAAGGAAGTTCCAGGTAAAAATATAAAATCGATACAAGGAAAACCTTTAATTGCTTGGACAATACTGGCTGCTATGAAATCGAATTACATTGATAGAGTGGTTGTAACTACGGATTCTGAGGAAATTATAAAAGTTTCGAAGGAGTTCGGTGCTGATGTACCTTTTAAGCGGCCAGATAATATTTCCGGTGATAAAGCAAAACAAGAAGATGCAATTTTCCATGCAATGGAATATTTCGAAAAACAAGAGGGGGTTAAATACGATTATATTGTTATTCTCACACCTACCCATCCATTACGGGATGAAATCGAAATTGATTTAGTGATTGAGGCTTTGTCTAATAATCCAAAAGCAAAAGCTTATGTAACAATGATGGAAGCAAAAGCAAATCCTCTTCATTGCAATACGATTCCTGAAAATAAGTCTTTGGCTGGTTTTTTATCCGAGGACGTAAAGTTAAAGAACCGTCAAGAATTACCGACATATTATCAACCTAGTGGTTCAACGTCGGTGATTGAATGGGATTGTTTTGCAAAGAATGGATCTATATTTACAGATGATTCCTATGCTTATCTTACGGATTCTATTTCGGGACATGATATTAATTCGGTGATTGATTTCAAAGTTGCTGAAGTTCTTATGAAAGAAAAATTTCACACATTATGA
- a CDS encoding N-acetyl sugar amidotransferase, with product MKFCKSCLQPDTRPNSVFHSDGICPACKYHESLKDVDWEDRKSELEAIVSFGKANNHSGYDCIIGVSGGKDSLRQALFVKETLKMKPLLVSLGYPPEQVTQRGVENISNMISHGFDCVTINPAPGIWRDLKRKGFRQYTNSFRSTELALFSSVPKFAIAYQIPLIWWGENSALQLGETAILGKSGSDGNNLRKMNTLNGGDITWIISEEIKKNQILQYCYPSPEEMEQANLRITFLGYFWKDWSLVNNGIFSMLRGLEIRDDKPWEIGDPYGVTALDDDFVTFNQMIKYLKYGFGRVTDYVNEEIRNGLMTREEGISLVQKYDGTCSPYYIEKFANYIGITVREFWEQLDQSVNRDLFEKVSLGEYKPKFTVGVGL from the coding sequence ATGAAATTTTGTAAATCTTGCCTACAACCAGATACAAGACCAAATTCTGTCTTTCATAGTGATGGGATCTGTCCTGCATGTAAATACCATGAATCGTTAAAAGACGTAGATTGGGAAGACCGTAAAAGTGAGTTGGAAGCGATTGTCAGCTTTGGTAAGGCAAATAATCATTCTGGATATGATTGTATCATTGGTGTTAGTGGTGGGAAAGACAGTCTAAGGCAAGCACTCTTTGTTAAAGAAACCTTAAAAATGAAGCCACTCCTGGTTTCGCTAGGTTATCCTCCGGAACAGGTCACACAGCGAGGAGTCGAAAATATATCCAATATGATTTCTCATGGTTTTGATTGTGTTACTATCAATCCTGCACCTGGGATTTGGAGAGACCTAAAGCGAAAAGGTTTTCGGCAGTATACCAATAGTTTTCGATCTACGGAATTAGCTTTATTTAGCAGTGTTCCCAAATTTGCGATAGCCTACCAGATCCCACTTATCTGGTGGGGGGAGAATTCTGCCTTACAATTGGGTGAAACAGCAATCTTAGGAAAAAGCGGAAGTGATGGTAACAACCTTCGAAAAATGAATACATTGAATGGCGGTGATATAACTTGGATTATTTCAGAGGAAATCAAAAAAAATCAAATCCTCCAGTATTGTTATCCGAGTCCTGAAGAAATGGAACAAGCTAACTTACGAATTACTTTTCTAGGTTATTTTTGGAAGGATTGGTCACTTGTCAATAATGGAATATTTTCAATGTTACGCGGTTTAGAAATAAGAGATGATAAACCTTGGGAAATTGGAGATCCGTATGGAGTTACCGCTTTAGATGACGATTTTGTGACTTTTAACCAAATGATAAAATATCTAAAATATGGTTTTGGTAGAGTGACTGATTACGTGAACGAAGAAATACGAAATGGATTAATGACTCGGGAAGAAGGCATTTCATTGGTTCAAAAATATGATGGAACCTGTTCTCCTTATTATATTGAAAAGTTTGCAAATTACATTGGCATCACTGTTAGGGAATTTTGGGAACAGCTGGATCAATCAGTGAATAGGGATCTATTTGAAAAAGTATCACTGGGTGAATACAAACCTAAATTTACGGTAGGTGTGGGACTTTGA
- a CDS encoding N-acetyl sugar amidotransferase — protein MKICSRCLYSELHPLNITFDEEGVCSGCRIHEEKDLLDWNARFQKLKQITENYRNQSGNNYDCIVPVSGARDSYFIVHTVKNVLGLNPLLVTYNKHYNTDLGIRNLANLRIKFNLDIMTLTVSPETVKKITRGTLRKMGSIYWHCIAGQTVYPVQVAVKFKIPLIIWGAHQGIDQVGMFSHLNEVEMTRKYRKEHDLMGFEAEDLIDEFDGIEESDIVQFRYPHDKEIERIGVRGIYLNNYIRWDSKAQHEKMIELYDYETGEQTRTFDTYNDVDCFNYSDVHDYIKFIKHGYGKVTDHVCREIRLRRLSREDGIKLIKEYSIKEPKNLNQFLNWIGMTKNGFKFILDQHRSPKIWFRNENWEWELKNPDPFQNENRRKSEVDQVRLALVENECKFRHTPNKRTDFQDEKYILIGKGYYQ, from the coding sequence ATGAAGATTTGCAGTCGTTGTTTATATTCGGAGCTTCATCCACTCAACATTACATTTGATGAAGAGGGAGTCTGCAGTGGGTGCCGAATCCATGAAGAAAAAGACTTACTCGATTGGAATGCGAGATTTCAAAAATTAAAGCAGATAACAGAGAATTACCGTAACCAATCTGGAAATAACTATGATTGTATTGTTCCGGTTAGCGGGGCAAGGGATTCTTATTTTATCGTACACACTGTAAAAAATGTACTAGGTCTTAATCCTTTATTAGTTACATACAACAAACACTACAATACGGATCTGGGAATTCGCAACTTAGCCAATCTTCGAATCAAATTTAACCTTGATATCATGACACTTACTGTAAGTCCAGAGACGGTAAAAAAGATTACTCGTGGCACACTTCGAAAAATGGGAAGTATCTATTGGCATTGTATTGCGGGCCAAACTGTTTATCCAGTGCAGGTCGCAGTAAAATTTAAAATCCCACTGATCATTTGGGGTGCCCACCAAGGTATCGATCAAGTGGGGATGTTTTCTCATCTTAATGAAGTCGAGATGACTCGAAAATACCGAAAAGAACATGATCTAATGGGTTTCGAAGCGGAAGATCTAATTGATGAATTTGATGGAATTGAAGAATCAGATATTGTTCAGTTTCGATATCCACATGATAAAGAAATTGAGCGAATCGGGGTTCGTGGAATTTATCTAAACAACTATATCCGCTGGGACAGCAAAGCGCAACATGAGAAAATGATTGAGCTTTATGATTATGAAACTGGTGAACAAACACGAACCTTTGATACGTACAATGATGTTGATTGTTTTAATTATTCTGATGTTCACGATTATATAAAGTTTATCAAACATGGATATGGAAAGGTGACAGACCATGTTTGTCGTGAAATACGACTTCGCAGGCTAAGCAGGGAAGACGGAATTAAGTTAATAAAAGAATACTCAATAAAAGAACCTAAAAATCTGAATCAATTTTTAAATTGGATTGGAATGACTAAAAATGGTTTCAAATTCATTTTAGACCAACACCGAAGTCCTAAAATATGGTTTAGGAATGAAAATTGGGAATGGGAACTAAAGAATCCAGATCCATTTCAAAATGAAAATAGGAGAAAATCTGAAGTAGATCAGGTTAGATTGGCTCTCGTTGAAAACGAATGTAAGTTCCGGCATACTCCTAATAAAAGAACAGATTTTCAAGATGAAAAATACATTCTTATTGGAAAAGGATACTATCAGTAA
- a CDS encoding 3'-5' exoribonuclease domain-containing protein, whose translation MKLVFFDTEFTGERADTTLVSIGLVTLSGESAYFTLNDYDQSQVSDWLKENVLSMIDSSKSVSSKETAEGIRVWLEKQAGDDKISLVSFGKTNDIILLFNLWKNFKEDPSQFHFLYDLPPYLNHAEHIDFCTLLVAAGVSLSSFDKEKYAMLDKVGKKHNALYDAELLRSCFLRLVLESDILYQFRKRIGLALFDGIIFSEETNLIFTASHVENEPQFSNAIENFLSNDPFSIKQISKQNQQSSVYIVEQKNQKYILRSFPLAESRIVETQSELLNFLPEDIMIRPLSVSGEKHYVFNTSDLSFIMYPYLDGQPFNGRPEKLTNIIDSAMNLFELLNSMHLDSKLVTLDYSVWNVDVLKLWKDKAFFLDMIVSEVSAPIGNYIKTYYDEIIFELEKVIENSDKFSSNAFVHADLNHSNVIVDDSKVRFIDLEDLCFSNVGISVIHCVFKICRHSIFTKQMNLSEFKRKFESEIRPILEKRKISQDILLDFNLYGIARIYFDLFTITEYFFLRRDRRYMYDLNKKFSNLIEFKRMFY comes from the coding sequence GTGAAATTAGTTTTTTTTGATACAGAATTTACCGGGGAGAGAGCCGACACTACTTTGGTTTCTATTGGATTGGTCACTCTTTCAGGAGAAAGTGCATACTTTACTCTGAATGATTATGACCAATCCCAGGTTAGTGATTGGCTAAAAGAAAATGTCCTCTCGATGATCGATAGTTCTAAAAGCGTATCAAGTAAGGAAACCGCCGAAGGTATTCGTGTGTGGTTAGAGAAACAAGCTGGCGATGATAAAATATCCCTAGTTTCTTTCGGTAAAACAAACGATATTATTTTATTGTTTAATCTTTGGAAAAATTTCAAAGAGGATCCTTCTCAATTCCATTTCCTTTATGATCTTCCACCTTATCTAAATCATGCTGAACATATTGATTTTTGTACTCTACTTGTGGCAGCCGGAGTATCTTTGTCATCCTTTGATAAGGAAAAATATGCAATGTTAGATAAAGTAGGGAAAAAGCATAATGCGTTATATGACGCAGAATTGTTGAGAAGTTGTTTTTTAAGGTTAGTTTTAGAAAGCGATATTCTTTATCAATTTAGGAAACGAATCGGTTTGGCTTTGTTTGACGGAATTATTTTTTCTGAAGAAACGAACTTAATTTTCACCGCAAGTCACGTGGAGAATGAACCGCAGTTTTCTAATGCCATAGAAAACTTTTTATCGAATGATCCATTTTCTATTAAACAAATTTCCAAACAGAACCAACAAAGCTCTGTTTATATTGTAGAGCAGAAAAATCAAAAATACATTCTTAGGTCATTTCCTTTAGCTGAATCAAGAATAGTAGAAACTCAATCAGAATTGTTGAATTTCCTTCCGGAAGATATTATGATTCGGCCACTATCAGTATCAGGAGAGAAACATTATGTTTTTAATACTTCTGATCTTAGTTTTATAATGTATCCGTATCTGGACGGTCAGCCATTTAATGGACGGCCTGAAAAATTAACAAATATTATCGATTCAGCGATGAATCTATTTGAGTTACTTAATAGTATGCATTTGGATTCCAAATTGGTTACTTTAGACTATTCGGTATGGAATGTAGATGTTCTTAAACTCTGGAAAGATAAGGCCTTTTTTCTCGATATGATTGTAAGTGAAGTATCAGCTCCCATCGGAAATTATATAAAAACCTATTATGATGAAATCATCTTTGAATTGGAGAAGGTCATTGAAAATAGTGATAAATTCTCTTCGAATGCTTTTGTTCATGCTGACTTAAACCATTCTAATGTGATTGTTGATGATTCAAAAGTTAGGTTTATTGATCTTGAAGATCTTTGTTTTTCGAATGTAGGGATTTCTGTAATTCACTGTGTCTTTAAAATTTGTCGTCATAGTATTTTTACGAAACAAATGAATTTAAGTGAATTTAAGCGAAAGTTTGAAAGTGAGATTAGACCAATTTTAGAAAAAAGGAAAATATCGCAAGATATTCTGCTCGATTTTAATCTTTATGGTATTGCTAGGATTTATTTCGATTTATTTACAATTACCGAATATTTTTTCCTTAGAAGAGATAGAAGATATATGTATGATTTAAATAAGAAATTTTCGAATCTAATTGAGTTTAAAAGGATGTTTTATTAA
- a CDS encoding NeuD/PglB/VioB family sugar acetyltransferase: MEGIILIGGGGHCKSVIDVIRKEGKFEILGIVDSNLPVGQLVLDVKVLGKDSDLSELSKKCKNFHITVGQIQSNIVRKKIANELMALGAELPNIISPSAIVSSYSKLGQGITVMHQATIQADAMIGDFCIINDHALIEHEVHIGKFSHIATGAIVNGNVEIGENVFIGSGAVIVQGSKIPDGTFIKANQLVK, encoded by the coding sequence ATGGAAGGAATCATACTAATCGGAGGAGGCGGTCACTGCAAATCAGTGATTGATGTCATTCGAAAAGAGGGTAAGTTTGAAATTTTAGGAATTGTTGATTCCAATTTACCAGTTGGTCAATTGGTTTTGGATGTGAAAGTATTGGGAAAAGATTCCGATTTAAGTGAATTATCTAAAAAATGCAAAAACTTCCATATAACAGTGGGACAAATCCAATCAAACATAGTTAGGAAAAAAATAGCCAATGAATTAATGGCATTGGGCGCAGAACTCCCTAATATTATCTCTCCCAGTGCTATCGTTTCCTCCTATTCAAAGTTAGGTCAAGGAATCACAGTTATGCACCAGGCAACGATCCAAGCAGATGCTATGATAGGAGATTTTTGTATTATCAATGATCATGCACTCATTGAACATGAAGTTCATATAGGTAAGTTTTCTCATATTGCCACTGGGGCCATTGTTAATGGTAATGTGGAAATCGGAGAGAACGTCTTTATCGGAAGTGGTGCCGTCATTGTGCAAGGTTCGAAAATCCCAGATGGAACTTTTATAAAAGCAAACCAATTAGTCAAATGA
- a CDS encoding cytidylyltransferase domain-containing protein: MNILAFIPARGGSKGIPGKNLYPIAGNPLLFYTIDLAKKLDKNVIPFLSTDDSDIKAYGRSLGLNDDYLRPKELASDSSATIDAVMHALEWFQKSNEVQIDSVLLLQPTSPIRILSEVQSAILRFKEKKMESLVSVTLMREHPFECIKAGEDSWSFLEKPSGKVTGRQGYTGNYYFLDGSFYLASVDFLKNNKAFVVEGKTKLFESELRYSIDIDELEDMKIAESILERKLKL; encoded by the coding sequence ATGAATATTTTAGCTTTTATACCAGCAAGAGGTGGATCCAAGGGGATACCAGGAAAGAACTTATACCCAATAGCAGGGAATCCATTACTTTTTTATACCATTGATTTGGCAAAAAAATTAGATAAAAATGTCATTCCGTTTTTATCAACGGATGATAGCGATATTAAAGCTTATGGAAGATCCTTAGGTTTGAACGACGATTATCTTAGGCCAAAGGAATTAGCAAGTGATTCCTCCGCTACGATTGATGCGGTGATGCATGCTTTAGAGTGGTTTCAGAAATCGAATGAGGTGCAAATTGATTCTGTCTTACTATTACAACCTACGTCACCCATTCGAATTTTATCAGAAGTGCAAAGTGCTATCCTTAGGTTCAAAGAAAAAAAAATGGAGAGTCTTGTTAGTGTGACTTTAATGCGAGAACATCCATTTGAATGTATTAAGGCAGGTGAGGATTCCTGGTCTTTTTTAGAGAAACCTAGTGGAAAAGTTACGGGAAGACAGGGTTATACAGGAAATTATTACTTTCTGGATGGTTCTTTTTACTTAGCTTCCGTTGATTTTTTAAAAAACAATAAAGCTTTTGTAGTGGAAGGAAAAACCAAACTGTTTGAATCAGAGCTACGTTATTCGATAGATATTGATGAATTAGAAGATATGAAAATTGCCGAAAGCATTTTAGAAAGGAAACTAAAACTATGA
- a CDS encoding SDR family oxidoreductase has translation MKNKKCFVMSSSKGIGKGIATALAAEGANVTISSSNKANLEIASSEIYSITNIRPSILEADAKNITEYLKKVSDLFNSLDGVDILITNSPGPSPIPCEQMTEENLQGSLDVNLKIQILTSQLALPFMVKKKWGRLIHLTSTTAREPEEGMILSNLTRAAVGAYSKTVSREYGKHGITSNSILTGGVLTDRTYELSKREAIEKNVSVDEIINNSNQLFPTGYFPKPLEFGEIIAFLCSPNAGFLNGLSLPVDGGLLRSH, from the coding sequence TTGAAAAATAAAAAGTGTTTTGTAATGTCCTCAAGTAAGGGAATTGGAAAGGGGATTGCAACTGCTTTAGCAGCAGAAGGAGCAAATGTTACAATTTCTTCTTCCAATAAGGCAAATTTAGAAATTGCATCTAGTGAAATTTATTCAATAACAAATATCAGGCCTAGTATACTAGAAGCTGATGCCAAAAATATAACTGAATATTTAAAGAAAGTATCGGATTTGTTCAATTCCTTAGACGGAGTAGATATCCTGATCACCAATTCACCGGGTCCTTCTCCGATTCCTTGTGAACAAATGACTGAGGAAAACCTGCAAGGCTCGTTGGATGTAAATTTGAAGATCCAGATTTTAACTTCACAATTGGCCTTACCCTTTATGGTCAAAAAAAAGTGGGGCAGGTTGATACACTTAACTTCTACTACCGCAAGAGAACCAGAAGAAGGTATGATTCTTTCCAATTTAACTAGGGCTGCTGTTGGTGCCTATAGTAAGACAGTTTCACGCGAGTATGGAAAACACGGAATCACCAGTAATTCTATACTAACTGGTGGTGTTTTAACTGATCGCACATATGAATTATCAAAGAGGGAGGCAATCGAGAAAAATGTATCAGTTGATGAAATTATCAATAATTCAAATCAGCTTTTCCCAACGGGTTATTTCCCGAAGCCATTAGAGTTTGGAGAAATTATTGCATTTTTATGTTCACCAAATGCCGGCTTTTTAAATGGTTTAAGTCTTCCTGTTGATGGGGGGCTTTTGAGGAGCCACTGA
- the hisF gene encoding imidazole glycerol phosphate synthase subunit HisF yields the protein MLKKRIIAVVIVKDDIVVQSIGFRKYLPIGKPEITLEFLTSWGIDEIVYLDISATKNQKLPNYEMIRRAAKKCYVPLTVGGGIRRMDQVHELMSAGADKVSLNQIAWSEISFVKEVALAYGNQCVVASVDVLKTSNGYKVYDYTKKQATGMDPTDYAKKLADYGAGEIFINSVDRDGTYLGYDLDLIQSVTNSVHIPVICCGGARNAADMVQVFSKTNVSAAAAANFFHFTEHSVNVSKSIVYKNENIRLETHANYSENTFDSDMRLTKKDDKILEEMLFLRIEKETI from the coding sequence ATGCTTAAAAAACGAATCATAGCAGTAGTCATCGTGAAGGACGATATCGTAGTACAGAGTATCGGCTTTCGTAAATATTTGCCTATAGGCAAACCAGAGATAACATTAGAATTTCTAACCTCATGGGGTATTGACGAAATCGTTTATCTCGATATTTCAGCAACAAAGAATCAAAAACTGCCGAATTACGAAATGATCCGGAGGGCAGCAAAAAAATGTTATGTTCCACTTACTGTTGGCGGTGGGATCAGGCGAATGGATCAAGTTCATGAGTTGATGAGTGCTGGTGCCGATAAAGTTTCCTTGAATCAGATTGCTTGGAGTGAGATTTCCTTCGTTAAGGAAGTTGCCTTAGCTTATGGAAATCAATGCGTAGTGGCATCAGTTGATGTCCTTAAAACTTCAAATGGCTATAAGGTTTACGATTACACAAAAAAACAAGCCACTGGAATGGATCCTACTGATTACGCAAAGAAACTTGCAGACTATGGTGCTGGTGAAATTTTTATAAACTCAGTGGATCGAGATGGAACTTATCTAGGTTATGATTTAGATTTGATTCAGTCGGTTACAAATTCAGTCCATATACCGGTAATTTGTTGCGGTGGTGCGAGAAATGCAGCAGATATGGTTCAAGTTTTTTCAAAAACAAATGTTTCTGCTGCAGCTGCTGCTAACTTTTTTCATTTTACCGAGCACAGCGTTAATGTTTCAAAATCTATTGTTTACAAAAATGAAAATATTCGTTTAGAAACTCATGCAAATTATTCAGAGAATACATTTGATTCTGATATGAGACTCACTAAAAAAGATGATAAGATTTTGGAGGAAATGCTTTTTCTCCGAATTGAAAAAGAGACTATATGA
- a CDS encoding LegC family aminotransferase — protein MIKSFLDLVRVHYNSADEFIPLHAPVFRGNEINYVTETIKSTFVSSVGAYVDQFEVMMKSITGAKYAIATVNGTAALHIALHSLGVSSGDEVITQALSFVATANAIRYTGADPVFLDVDLDSMSLSPVALLAFLESECEFKDQIVTNKRTGKRIKAIVPMHTFGNPGRIEEICKIAEKFRLDVVEDSAESLGSYVNGKHTGSFGRLGVFSFNGNKTVTCGGGGAVVTDDESLGKRLKHITTTAKVPHPWEYSHDELGFNYRMPNLNAALACAQLEQLDDFLKEKRELSLKYIQFFENTMVTFKKELKNSVSNYWLNTIEFQSKSDRDKFLAETNGAKVMTRPSWNPLNTLPMYQNCFSDSLKNTNHIADRLVNIPSGVKWKESY, from the coding sequence ATGATAAAATCGTTTTTAGATCTAGTTAGAGTTCATTACAATTCAGCTGATGAATTCATTCCCCTCCATGCGCCTGTATTTCGTGGGAATGAAATCAATTATGTGACTGAAACCATTAAGTCCACCTTTGTTTCTTCCGTTGGTGCTTATGTAGACCAGTTTGAAGTGATGATGAAATCGATCACTGGTGCGAAATATGCCATTGCAACAGTAAATGGAACAGCCGCACTTCACATTGCACTTCATAGTCTAGGAGTCAGTTCAGGTGATGAGGTCATTACCCAAGCTTTGAGTTTTGTGGCAACGGCTAATGCCATCAGGTATACAGGAGCAGATCCTGTTTTTCTTGATGTTGATTTAGATTCCATGAGCCTTTCACCAGTGGCTTTGTTAGCTTTTTTAGAATCTGAATGCGAATTTAAAGACCAAATTGTAACAAACAAACGAACAGGAAAACGAATCAAGGCCATTGTTCCTATGCACACATTTGGAAATCCTGGTAGGATCGAAGAAATTTGTAAAATAGCAGAAAAGTTCCGATTAGATGTTGTGGAAGACTCAGCAGAATCTCTGGGAAGTTATGTGAATGGTAAACATACTGGATCTTTTGGTCGTTTAGGTGTTTTCAGTTTTAATGGCAATAAAACCGTAACTTGTGGTGGTGGTGGCGCTGTGGTTACTGATGACGAAAGTTTAGGAAAAAGATTAAAACATATTACCACAACTGCAAAAGTTCCACATCCTTGGGAATATTCTCATGATGAATTGGGATTCAATTATAGGATGCCCAATCTAAATGCTGCACTTGCATGTGCACAGTTGGAGCAGTTAGATGATTTTTTAAAAGAGAAAAGAGAACTTTCTTTAAAGTATATTCAGTTTTTTGAAAATACAATGGTAACTTTCAAAAAAGAATTAAAAAATTCTGTTTCGAACTACTGGTTAAATACAATTGAATTTCAATCAAAATCAGATAGAGACAAGTTCCTAGCTGAAACCAATGGGGCAAAGGTTATGACACGTCCCTCCTGGAATCCACTGAACACATTACCCATGTACCAAAACTGTTTTTCTGATTCGTTAAAAAATACGAATCACATTGCAGATCGCTTAGTGAATATTCCCAGTGGAGTGAAATGGAAGGAATCATACTAA
- the hisH gene encoding imidazole glycerol phosphate synthase subunit HisH codes for MNTKLKIGIIDYGVGNTCSIFNALSYLNYSKISITDKESEIEAMDALIFPGVGAFDEACKQLAKRQLAPVLNEQVLVKKKPILGICLGMQLFATSSEENGLHEGLNWIPGQVKKIDTNNQFPIPHVGWNDINIAKEEPIFKNNSDHVHFYFDHSYHFECESKFISSWCDYGAKITASVQKDNIFGVQFHPEKSHISGLKLFRSFLSSI; via the coding sequence TTGAATACCAAATTAAAAATTGGTATCATTGACTACGGAGTCGGCAATACCTGCTCCATTTTCAATGCACTTTCTTACTTAAATTATTCGAAAATATCGATCACAGACAAGGAAAGTGAGATTGAGGCAATGGATGCTCTCATCTTTCCTGGAGTTGGTGCTTTTGATGAGGCGTGCAAACAGCTTGCAAAGAGGCAATTAGCACCGGTTTTGAATGAACAAGTATTGGTGAAGAAAAAACCAATTCTTGGAATTTGTCTCGGTATGCAACTCTTTGCAACAAGTTCAGAAGAAAATGGACTTCATGAAGGTCTTAACTGGATTCCAGGACAAGTGAAAAAAATAGATACAAACAATCAATTTCCAATTCCACACGTAGGTTGGAATGATATAAATATCGCAAAGGAAGAGCCAATATTTAAAAATAATTCCGATCATGTTCACTTTTATTTTGATCACAGTTATCATTTCGAATGCGAATCGAAATTTATTTCTTCCTGGTGTGATTACGGAGCCAAGATCACAGCATCTGTTCAAAAGGATAATATATTTGGTGTACAATTCCATCCTGAAAAAAGCCATATCAGTGGTTTGAAACTTTTTAGAAGTTTTTTATCTTCCATATAA